In the genome of Aedes aegypti strain LVP_AGWG chromosome 2, AaegL5.0 Primary Assembly, whole genome shotgun sequence, the window AGACAGTGGGAGCCCAGAGCAGGACCGGAATACAGTTACGAACCGAAAGTTACGCCGACCAAGATTAATCCCATCAGGGAAATGCAAATGATTGGCAAGAAGAGTATCGATGAGGTaagaagtgcaattttagcatttAACAATTTGTACAAATTCTTGACGATACAAACCCAGACTTTCAGGTCTTCAGGTCTCTTAAGAAATACCTCCAGAAAATGCTACAGAAGTTTCTTTTGGCTAATCACTTTAGAATACTCAATAATTCTTCTGGTAGTTCCTTCTAGAAACCTACCAGAAAATCTTCAAACAGTTTCTCCTTCAATTTCTTCTCCACATCATCTCccagattttttccaaagattatcCTCGGGCATGTAATTTGTATGCTGACGTCCGAGAAAATAATGAAAGAAGCGCGGTATCGGCTTAGACTGCAGATAATACGTAAATTCTCctgtttctccaaagattctttcatgaatttctttaagCATTTCTGCATTACATTCTGAGAGCAGTGTTTGATGAACTATTTTCAAAGTATTAGTATTGAATATTACCCATATGTTCTCACTCATTTCAGAACGATAACACGGACGACGAACCGCCCTTCAACTTCCAAGGAATGCTTCGAAAGACCAATTACAACAGAGCATCGATGAAACGATCCAATGACAACCAAAGAATGTCCTTATCCAATTTTGACTTCGATGATACAAACAACAATAGCAATGGTAACAACAACTCGTACATGGATAGTTTCAAACGCTCCGATTCGAACGTAGTCTACCAGAGTAAGATTGGCGACAATCGTCCCAAGTCCTGTCAGGGTTTGGAAAATGAAAGTGGTTCTACGTCTCCAACGCCACGTAAGCTTTCACTGGCACACGATACGATGATGTTCAACGAGGCTACGGCCGGTCCATCGCGTAGTCGCTCGACGACTCCGTTTGACGAAAACAAGAACAACTACATCCAGGAGGAAATCGCTCCGGGAATATTTGTGGAGGGATACGTTGCCGACATTTAGGGGATGGTATTACGAATGTCATCTATTTTAACTGTTAATTAATTGTATTATGCAAGATTAAAGCTCCTTGAATGTTTCACCATCCTTAGGGATTATTTTGGAATAGACGAAAGAAACCCTATGATTTACACTGGtaataatcaaattttattgCAACAATCTCAAGTGAATGACAACTGGAAATTTATGAAACTTCGTATCAGAGCACTATTTACAGAGAATCCTTAATTTTAAAAGTGTTCCACAATTCTGAAGCGAACAATAGACACATTGTTATAATAGCGGTAGTATTTGGCAACAGGATTTCATTGGAGCAAGGGTGATTCTGGACAGCAACCGTTTCCCTTCGACTTAATTCAAGCTACATGTTTCAATCAAAAGAGTATTATTAAATCTCACGCATAGTACCTAACCCTAAACTTCTCCCCAACCTCTTACTGCGTACTGAACGAGATTGGAAACGAgttggattctgatttttgtCCCTGTTTCTGAAGGTAAATCTCCCGGTTAGCTTCCTGAATGGCTTCCCACAGCTTGGCCTCGGACATGATTTGCCTCATCAGATCTTCGACGGCGGGTTCCGTGTTCAGGTCGATTAAATTGGCCAGCGAGTCCTCGTTGGGGTCGAAACCTTCCGTCACCTTGGGTCGATTCTGCTCCGAAGTGAGCGCGTGCCTGTGAATCATGTTAACTGGCGTCACGGGAACTACACTGGAACGTTTCTTGCCACAACCCGTGAAGGCGTTGCAAAACGGTCGTTTGGCTGGAGGAGGTTCGTTGCTGTATTGTTTGTAGGCACGTGGTTCCTAGTGTTGAGAAAAGGGGGGGAATAATTGTAAGCAATCGATTGTCTAATTAGGGCTGAGACTTCTTACCCTATCCACAACGCCACAATCTATCACATGCGCCAAACAGAGAATCGTAACAGCCAGCGCCAGGAGGATGGTGACTGCGGTGGAGTTCATCTTTGTCGTCGTCGTTTCTTTCTTCTTGCCTGGATCAGTTGCGCGGCTGCAATCGGGAGAATAAACAGAAGACACTCGTTAATTAATAGCACGATATGGAAACGATCCATCACA includes:
- the LOC5564839 gene encoding cardioactive peptide, with the protein product MNSTAVTILLALAVTILCLAHVIDCGVVDREPRAYKQYSNEPPPAKRPFCNAFTGCGKKRSSVVPVTPVNMIHRHALTSEQNRPKVTEGFDPNEDSLANLIDLNTEPAVEDLMRQIMSEAKLWEAIQEANREIYLQKQGQKSESNSFPISFSTQ